From Carassius gibelio isolate Cgi1373 ecotype wild population from Czech Republic chromosome B23, carGib1.2-hapl.c, whole genome shotgun sequence, the proteins below share one genomic window:
- the bhlhe23 gene encoding class E basic helix-loop-helix protein 23, with protein sequence MNASEENLLKSISNDTLLDLTQRYGQSAFGFGAGHGAGSPGRFTLTPAADFLSGQTGKSNESGGEQTSDEDDGFDHLETRKRSAGFDEEKHPSALSKKPKEQRSLRLSINARERRRMHDLNDALDGLRSVIPYAHSPSVRKLSKIATLLLAKNYILMQAQALEEMRRLVAYLNQGQTITSPIPTALAPFGQAAVYPFSSTALATCAEKCSSFNGTPSNLFKHCNDKP encoded by the coding sequence ATGAATGCCAGCGAAGAAAACTTGCTGAAATCGATCAGCAACGACACCCTGCTGGACCTGACGCAGCGCTACGGACAGTCCGCCTTCGGCTTCGGCGCTGGCCATGGTGCTGGGAGTCCTGGCCGCTTCACCCTCACACCTGCCGCGGATTTCCTCTCCGGGCAAACGGGAAAGTCGAACGAAAGCGGCGGAGAGCAGACCAGCGATGAAGATGACGGCTTCGACCACCTAGAGACTCGTAAGAGAAGCGCGGGCTTCGACGAAGAGAAGCATCCGAGTGCGCTCTCCAAAAAGCCGAAGGAGCAGAGATCTCTCCGGCTGAGCATCAACGCGCGCGAGCGGAGACGCATGCACGACCTGAACGACGCGCTGGACGGCCTGAGGTCTGTGATCCCCTACGCTCACAGTCCGTCTGTGAGAAAACTCTCTAAAATCGCAACTTTGCTTCTTGCAAAAAACTACATCCTAATGCAGGCACAGGCACTGGAGGAAATGCGCCGGCTGGTGGCTTATCTGAACCAAGGGCAGACTATAACTTCGCCGATTCCCACCGCGCTCGCGCCTTTCGGACAGGCGGCCGTGTATCCGTTTTCAAGCACTGCGCTGGCCACCTGCGCGGAGAAATGCAGCTCGTTCAACGGGACCCCGTCCAACCTGTTCAAACACTGCAACGACAAGCCTTGA